Genomic DNA from Setaria italica strain Yugu1 chromosome V, Setaria_italica_v2.0, whole genome shotgun sequence:
CACCACGCCGTTCCCCAGCGGAAACCaagcgccgcccctctcccccaccgccgctcgccaACCGCCCGCCATGCCGATCTCCTCCACCCTGACCGCGCGCCTCGGCACCGgccccgcgcccgcggccgcgcggTGGAGCCCCTACGCCCGGCCCTCTGTGCCTGAGCCCcagggcggccgcggcggcgccaaggcctccCGCACGGCCATGCGCCTCGATCCCGCGACGGCGAGGCTCCTCGCCTCCGCGCAGAAGGCGGCGCTGTCCGGATCGAGTCGCCGTGTCAAGTCCGCGGCGCCCGACGCTGCTCCTGCCGCACCCGCACGACGGAGCCGTGGAGACGAGGCTGCAAGACCGGAGCCTGATCCgaagccggagccggagccggaggctGGGGACAACACACCAACCCTTGAGAAGCGCCGCGCCAGCGGCGGGGgtggcttcgtcttcctccgcgcCCTCGCTGGACACACGGAGGTGCGTGCTTCCCCGCCCTCTCTGAAAATTTGCGCTATTCCCGACGCGATCGCGGCGGGCCGATTTGGATGCAATTTCGGTCGAGCGGTTGCGAATTGTGATGGGTTCTTACTGTGATCGCTAATTCGACAGGCTATCAGCGGGTTCTCTGTGCCACGTGGTTCCGACAAACTCTATTCCGGCAGCGTCGACGGATCTGTTCGCGTCTGGGACCGCAACTCTGGCAAGGTAGCTCGGCTCTTGGTTCCCGGCAATCTCATCTGACTAGCTATATGTGCGGTTCGACTTTGGGTTGCGTCCCTCCATTTGCTCACGGTGGATTGGTGGTTGATGTGCTGGTTGGCAATTTGTGGCGGTTGCCTGGACCATCGATTGGGGATTCAGGATTTCTGCTGATTGCTGATGGCAATCAATGCACTGAATGTTATCCCGGTTGCTGATGGCGATCAATGCGCTGAATGTGTCACCAATTTCCACTGGATATCTCCTGATTAGTTTTGGTGGTACATGCGTATGTCAGTTCAGATTGGATTGTTCTCTGCACGGTGACAGTTCAGATTGGATGTTCTCTGCACATAGAGGTTATTTACTTGTTGGCTGGGATCATTGTTATTAGAGGCTCGTTGCCTACTTCAGTTATCAGTGTACCCAGGATCAGTTTGGGAGGTCATCTGTCTAGTTGGCACTTGGCTAATAAGCTGTTGGCTGATTTGGAAGGGACTCCAAGATTACAGTTGTCTTATCAACGGatgttcatgatttttttttgtaagaAAAATTAGtagtgagaaaaaaagaaaaaacaaaggagAACAAATAGATAAAGAATCATGGGCATAATTCTAGATTgagaagaggaggaaaagaGACTTCATGTAGAAagcaaaaggggaaaaaaaatctaatctGTTACCATATTGTCTTTTTGTTCTTAATGTTTCTGCAATAGTGTGTTGATGTCATCAAGATGGGAGGCAAGGTTGGCTGCATGATAACCCATGGCCCATGGGTATTCATTGGGATTCCAAAGTCCGTTGAGGTGATATTCTGATTTCCTGGATTCTAGTGGGAACAAACACATTTATTTTGTACTATATATTGGCGATCTTATATTGAGGGTTACTTTGATTGGTACAAGGCATGGAACACACAGACAGGGATGAAACTGAGTCTTCAGGGGCCTTCTGGTCTGGTTTGTTCCATGACTGTCACGGGTGAGATGCTGTTTGCTGGCACGGGAGATGGTCGCATCATAGCTTGGAAATTTCCTTCTAAGGAGAGCAACATTGAACCAGTGGCGATCCTCAGTGGCCATCAACGTGCTGTGATTTCACTTTCAATCTCGGCAACAAGACTTTACTCTGGCTCACTTGACAAGACCATCAGAGTACGTATTTTATTTTTCCTCAAGATTTCGCTAACATTGACCACTGAATGTTGTGTTGGTACTAATGTACTCTTTGTATTTATTATCAGGTATGGGATCTCATGACCATGCAGTGTCTCCAAACACTCTCTGAGCATAAAGCTGCTGTAACATCTGTTCTATGTTGGGAAGACAAGTTATTATCTTGCTCCCTGGATAGGACTGTAAAGGTCTGGACCCTTTCAGAGTCTGGAAACCTTCAAGTCAGATATACCTATGCTGAGGAGCATGTAAGCACTGCACTCCTTCTCATgtgttatttattttctttgttgaaTGCTGCAGACTGTTATGCTCAACATTTACAGCATCTGCGTTTCTATATGTATAGTGACTAAATTGTAACTATTAAAGTTCAGAATTAAATAGGAACATTTACCTTTTGTAATTGTAGtttggctaatctttttccTTATCCTGCTGAATATTGGTACTGCCcaaacttgcttgggactaaaaggcttCATTGTTGTTGTATTGGTAGTGCAAAAAGTCATGCCTTCATTTGTTTCAACAATAAGTGAAATTTTGTGCAAATAAGCACAATGAGTTTGTTCCTGCTGCCATTGTCTTCCAACTTCATTGatcatttttgtttcagtgtGCTACTGCATTGAGCAGCTTCTGTCTGTTCTCAAGTGTCAGTACAAATGCTTCTGTGTTTGCTGCATGTTACATTTCATAAGGACTTAACTGTTGGGACTCCATTTGCTTTCAGCCAAGCCATATGATTCATAAATGCGGTCTCTGAACTAGGTGTAGCATAGACTTGATTCATAAATGTGGTCTCCGAACTAGGTGTATCATAGGCTTGCTGGAACCTCTCAGTGTAGGGTCTTCTTAGttgcatactccctccgtcccgcaaagagtgtccCTTTTAAGTTTTTCCTAAGTCAAACTGTTTTAAGTTTGAGTAAGTTTACAATgaagagtatcaatatttataacactaaatagttatgctatgaaaatatatttcataacgaatctaatgaaactcgctagacatcaaaagcattgatatattttttatataaacttggtcaaacataaGATGGTTTGACTTAAGAAATAACTAAAGAgacactctttgcgggacggATGGAGTACGGAGATAGCTTGTCTGGTTGGTCTTCTGGTATAACTGAGTTTATCTGGCAAAACtggaaacttttttttttctcgaacgacgtaggagagctgcgtgtcatttaaTTAAGAGAGAAAAAGAGAGTACAATGAGTCCAGTTATGGACCAAAACCTGAGCACAGgaacacacacccacacacctACTCAGAGAAACTTACAGATCGTGCCACAACAAGAAGCATGGCCTTGACCAAAAACACCCTGACCTAGGCAGGTGGGGCCAGTGACCTCACTTGGAATTCCTGAAGTTTGGTTGCCCCAGCCATGCCCCAAACGCTACACTCATCTGCCAGACTGCTACTGTCTGGAGCAGCACAGAGGTGCTTGGTCTAGCATTCTCAAACTGGAAACTTCAGTGGTGAATGTTTCTATATACTGATAGAAGCCCCGTTGGATGAGAATTTCAGATGGTCTGCTCGGTTCATCTGTTTTCCATGAAGAATATCATattttgaactttgaaaataaCTTATTGAACGTATGTTCAAACTGATTTGCCTATCAAAAAAATCTTGGTCTGCACGCAGCAAGAACTAATGGAATTTCCTGGATATTGTTCTAGATTGTTCACCAGCTTAGTTTTCAGCTCCTCCATGAAATGGTCCGAGAAAAACTGCTGGTGTGCTTGATCATTAGAAATCACACTAGGATACAGTAGGATACAGTCATACAGCTGTACAAGTGCAATGAGAGagcttgccttttcttttttccttgcaTAGTTGCATGAGAATGGTTTATTTTTGAGCTGCTCCTCACAACAGCTCTAACATTTCCGATTCTGTTGCAGGGGTTGCGCACACTCTTCGGCATGCACCGCGTTGGGAAGACGCCAGTTCTTCTCTGCTCCCTCCATAACCGCAACCGCATCCGCCTGCTCGACCTTCCATCGTAAGTTGATGAAACCTGCCAGTTACATCAGGTGTCGAATCACTGTACCGCGGCTTCCTTATTACTGAAAGGAGCTCTGCTTTTGCTTCGTCATCTTTCAGGTTCCAGGAGGTGGGCACCCTCTTCTCCAACAAGGAAGTGAGGACCATCGAGCTCGCTGATGGTGGGCCGCTCTTCACTGGAGACTGCTCCGGCGAGCTGAAGGTGTGGCGGTGGGCGCCCCAGGAccaggaggcggcgccggctgcGCAAGCATAGTAATCAGTATAGCCTCATTGAAGACTGACAGCTCCATCATTGTAATATTGTATGCTTGTAAATTATGGCAGCTCTAAAGTCAATCTCTGACCATTGTAGCACAGTGCCCAGATGGCCAATTTTTATTTTGTGAGGCCTGATTGGTGATGCAGTCCTGATGTCACGTTACCGTGCGGCTGCTTAACTGCCACGACTTGAGATGCGTGCCAGTGCCCAGGCCGTGGTGGCCTGCCCTGGCACGTCCTCACGTCCACAAGGGGGGCATGGCCGTGTCCGTGTGGATGCAAGATGGCCAAGCGTGTAGATTTGTCACCATGCCGTGTGACATACTAGATTGCCTAACTCCGATTGACTCTGGTAATGCTATTTTGACGCTAGGAAACAAGCGCGTCCATTGAATTCCGCCCACGGTTTACAGATACGTACGAAAGACGTTGGAGCCCTGATTCTCCCGTATTtattatatatagatatagCTTGCTCTGCAAAACTTCTAAAAACAGAGAGAATCGGCTATACTTGAGCATGGTGTTTCCTTTGATATACATGCTTGTTTGGTtagttttatttccttttttattcgCTGGCGATAAGTGGTATTGCGATCAGTTagttttccaattttttttattcgcTGACGATAATTGGTGTGATCTAGTGAATAGGCTGTATCGCCTGGGCTTGCGTAGGTGTGATGGTGACCAATAATCTACGACCACCTTTATTCAGGTCGGCACACTGTTGCTTAGCTTTTGTAGAGTGACTTTGTCTAACTTGGAATGAACCTCTCCAAGCATGCCGTTCGTTGGTCAACGGGCAAGTGCAATGCATGTGGCGAATGCTGAGGAAATAAGAGAAAGCAAAGCCAGCTTTGGTCAACTGGAGTATTCCACTTATCATCATCAACACCCGATCGACCTGCTTGTTACAAATGACCCTTTACCTGATCTTGTCAATGTCAGTTGTCAAATGCGTGCTATCTGATCAATCACGTAACAAGATTGtttttttatagaaaaagaCGGAGACATCGAAGCAAAACGTGCGAAATGAGGAAGAATCACCTCGATCCAAGTAAATGTCTTTCACAAGTGACGGTgccttttttctaaaaaaaatctcacacttttttcttttataaagtGACAACCAGTCAATTTGCAACAaaaagctactccctccgttccaaattactatttattttgacttttctagatacatagcttttgttatGGATCTGCAAGAGCTATGTATCtagtcaaaacgaataataatttgggatagGAGTAGTTTTATTAACCCAAGATGAGAATATGAGATGCAATTATTTCACTTTATTACTATCTCCCATGGCAGTAGATGACCTTGGGATCAGTGATCTATACAGATTGACGGCTGTGTGAGTTCATATTATTAACCCCTCCAAGAAACCATTTGCTATCGAGTTGGTGGCGATGCATGGTCATGGATCATCAGTTGAAGATGTCCTGGCCGGGGGACAACAGTTTCTTGGGGTCGTACTTGTTCTTCATGTCCACGAACCACTTCCACTTGTCGCTGCCGAAGTGCCGGATCCAGTCGTCGCGGTTCGTGTAGCGCGCCAGGTAGCTCTTGTACTGGATCCCGGTGCTGTCGCAGAATTTCACGATCCTCTGGTTCTGCGTCTGCAGCCGCGCCAGGTCGTTCGCCACCGACGAGAAGAGCAGCGACACAACGTAGAACACGTcctccgccggcgtcgccgccgacaTGCCGTCGTACCACCTGAAAAGACGCCGGAGAAGAGTCAGCCGCCGTGTGTCTGATTCGATTATATTCGCAGACGCATGCATATGGCTCTGACGACGTACTTGGCTTTGTTCACGGGGTAGACGATGAGCGGCCCGACGATGTCGGCGCCTTGGAGGATGCCCTTGAAGACGCCGCGGTCGAAGTCGGCGATGCGCGACCCCGGCACGAACATGTTGAGCCATGGATGGGGGACTCGCCATAGCCCGACCTTGTTCAGCGCCACCTCCTCGCTGTGCACCCGGTCCAGGAACTCCACGTACGTCACGTCGCGCTCGAACGAGAACCCCGGCTCGAACCTGAGCCCGTCCAGCACAGACTTGAGCACCTGATCCACCGAGGCGGCAGCGGTAGCGTTGTCGTAGTTGAGGGTGGCCTCGATGCTGTACACGGTGGTGACGTTCCGCTCCTTGGCGAGCGCGACGATcctggcggcgtcggcgtcggagaagaACCCCGTGTTCTTCAGGTCGGAGGCGAGGCTCTGGTTCACGAACACCGACCCCTCGACGTAGCTCAACGGCCCGAACGCGCCGCCGGGCCGCGGGGCGATGAGCCGCTCCTGGTCGGCGGTGAAGGTGGCGAAGTCGGTGTAGACGAGCCGCACccaccgcgcccgcgccggcgccggctccacCGCGATCCGGGCGCGGGTGATCACGCCGAACTGGCCCAGCCCGCCGAGGACGGCGTCGAATAGGTCAGCGTTGAGCTCCTTGGAGCACGTCACCGTCTCCCCGTGGCCTGCACGAATTGCACCCAAAGTCAGCGCCCAACAATCAAAGCCACAGATTAAAAGTGATTAAACCGCGGCAATTGTCAATGTCAACCGGCCCATTAGTGCGAGCCAGCGTATTAGTTAAAGAcgtcgccgcccctcgccggccagccggccggccggccggccggtgcagCTAGCGCTGGACATTAACCACCACCATGCACTAATACTATAATACACAATCTTAAATGTGATTTGCAATGTGGTTATCGAATTTAATCAGGCGATTTAGATTATAGTTGCGAATCTTGCGATCGAGTTGCACCGGTAGAAGAAGCAATCGGCAGTTTGGTGATGCAAGGTGTGGCACGTAATTACTAAGAAAAGGCTTGCTTCCAGGCATGGTGCATGGATATTTTGCGCAAGCGCACACGTACCGGTGATCACGTCCATCTCGTACACGTTAGATATCTGTGGGCCGTGACGGAACGTCTGGCCGCTGACGCCGGCGTTGGAGAGGGTTCCGCCGACGGTGAGGTAGAGGTAGTCCGTCCACGACCGCGGCGCCACCCCGCGGGCCAGCGACGCGTGCAGCACGTCGATCCACatctgctcgccgccggcgtccacgTACCGGCCGTCGGCCGACACGTTGatgcgcggggcggcggcgccagggtcGCCGAGGGAGGGCATGTTGACGACCACGCCGCCGGGGGCGAAGGCCTGGCCCATGAGGGagtggccgcggccgcggaaCGCGACGGTGTACGGCCACCCCGGGGTGGAGTACGCCGCGCCCAGGAGCGCGGCGAGATCGCCCGGGGACGCCGGgtagagcaccgccgccgggagCGCCGACGTGATGTTGCCGAAGTCCATCGACGCCGGCACGGTGGCGTTGCTGTCGGTACGGAGCTTGCCCTCCTTCGCGAGCTTGGCGAGGGAGGCCGGCCAGGGACGATCGCCGGACGTTGCCTGTGCATGGCAGGAGGCGATTAGCGCGGCTAGCAGCAGGTAAACCACCGCCATTAGCGACGTTCACAGAGCTTAATCCGCGAGACAAGATGTGATGTGTGTTTGGTAACTGGGATGTGGTGTTTGCACCCCGTATTTATAGGAGGTAGGGCAGCACATGCGTGTGATTACATACTTCAATTACTCGACCGCAAAGATGTTttttctatctatctatctatttaTATAGTATACTATAGTATAAAGATtcaaaacaattgaaaatacTTCTCACCTAGAATTACAACTCCATACCTCTCACATAGGCTCCACTTGACAGGTCAAGGAAGGTACCAATGTTTTGAGAAGAGGTAAAAACAACATACGTGTGATTACATACTTCAAATTACTCGATCACAAAGATGCTTTTGTAAGGAAAAAGATCATGTCGAAGTTGTGTGTACATGCCGTCTAGCTTAGCCCTGTTTAATTCTGCTTTTTTAATGAAACTAGTTAACTTACGGCCTGGAATTGACCTCACAAACCAGAAATAAACCCTGGTGGCCGTGAAGtcttgttttattttgtttgaCCGCAGAAATAAACTAAAATACAGTAAGCTCTACGTGTCATGTGTATGTGTAATTAGCGGTATGTATTTTTCACTGATCAGTGATCGAATTGGCCGTCTTGGGGTCTTGTTAAATCTGGCTGTCTGAACATTTGGAGACCAGGGACTGGAAGTTCTTTATTGTATTGGGCAGCTGCGACATTTGCCTACATTATGTGTTGTACTTACTCCTTTGACGAAGCTGGGTAATAGAATACTACTAGATCGAAAATAACACTTCTTGAATCTTTTAGCTTGCATGCCACTTTAATTATCTCATCTTAATAACCATGAATAAAGGATTGGAGAAAATGACAGCAGATATTGGAAACAATGATCCTTGATTGGGACATTATGTTTTGATCGATAAGTCGCTTCATCATGCTTAAGACCAACGTGCTAATGTATTTCAGCGAAGGTGGCCGCATGTCAATTTCAGCGGCTAATTGTTGCCTTATATTTCTGTACTCTCTCGTTGTTCCATGATCCCATTCTGGTTTGACATTTATGTTGTTTCAGCGGCTACGATTTAATTCAGTAATGACAATTGCTAATTTTTTTCACTTCTTCATGGACTTTTGGTAAGGCTTGCTACAAATGTTCAGGAATTCACGTTCATTTGTTGACTAATTAAGATTCTTTCTAGTGGTAGTATAAAAGATAACAGCCGTTGTTTTAGAATGTCACACTGTAATTTTGATCGGTGATACGAAAGTGACATCCACAAATCTATTATGATTTATTTTACAGTACTTAATACtgcctccgtcccaaattattagtcgTTTTGCATTTTcaagattcatagattttgatatgaatataaatatatattatgtttagatgtatagtaaaaggtataaacttagaaaagctaaaacgactaataatttgggatgaaaATATAGCTCTCTTTGAATCACATGATGTTTGAAAGCGTATAGATATAATAAACACGTAGGATTAAAATGCCTCGTCACATGGGATCCTGCAATGTTTCAAAATGTATGGTACATGTGACAACGTATGAATTTCaaagggaaagaagaagaagaaagagatgcGTCGAACTATTAAAAACATGcggcttgttcgcttcagcttattcagccggcttatcagctacaaaacagtgttttcctctcacaacaaatcagccgtttcagcttttcagccgatttataagctgaagcgaacaggcccatgaTGTTCCTATGGAGGCATAGCTAACAGGAACCAAACTTTGGCATCTCTGTTCCGTTTGTTTCCGAGGGCCTTTAAGATAATTTTCAAGGACCAGAATCCTCCAAAACTCCCATAGGATCAATCCAATGGAGGCCTGAATCATAGTCTCAGAATTCCTGTGGCTACAGGGACGACTGAGCTAGAATCAGACTGCTTATGTAAAATTGGATACCTAAAATTTGTTTTAGTATAGGAGAGAGAAGATTTTTAGATAACTCTTGTGCTTTTTTCCCAACAGTTTCGGTAAAACTGGATACCTATATCTCCTCTAGGGACTAATTCGCAAGTGTAATTCTATTTCAAGGGCTAATCTGCAAATCCATCTTATCCTCTCCTCTACCTCTTTCGGTCCTTCCTTCCCCGACGCGGCGACGCCCTCTActactcccgccgccgctctgctCCCTCACGCCGCCGCTCTCTGCTCCCCCATCACCAGCTCGGGAAGACGACGAATCTGAAGGGAGAAAGAAGAATCGGCGGCGGACAGCCTCAATTGAAGCGGAGGATGGCGAATCGGCGGCAGCAAGGCCCGAATCGACGGCTTCTTCCTCGCCTCCTCTTGCTCCTCCGCCGGCCTCACCCTCAAGAAGCTGGGGAAGGTGTAGTAGGGGCGGCGGGAATGGCTGGATGGCGCACGGCGGGGCGCAGGTAAGGGAGGATGGCGTGCGGCCATGGCTGGCGGCGCAATTGGGCTGCTCCTCGTGGAGCTCTCCCACCATCCCTCCCCAACCTCGTCTTTAAGCTTCACCATGCCTCCGAACCTTCGATTTGAGGTCCAAATCGACCAATTTGAGCTCCCAAGTGACGAATCGAGCTTTGAATCGGGTGGAGCAGGAGGCACGGGCCGCTCGGGTGACGGGCGGCGCACGGCCGGGCGAGGCACATGCTGCTGGGGGCGGTGGGGAGGGCTGCCGGAgagggcggcgcacggcggggCTGGAGCGGCACGTCGGAGGTGCCCCTTCTCTCCCCGCTCCGGCTGCTGCTCACCGCGCACGCGTGGCTCGTCCACCGCGGTTCGCCCACCGTCCTCTTGGTCGCTGCACGGTATCTAGCCGGGAGGGGGGAGGTGAGTTCGGGCGAGACGGTGTGgcgctccgccggcgccggagacggAGATCaggggcggcgcacggcgggTGGAAGTTTCCACCGAGGGGCAGTTGGAGCTTCCTGGAAGAGCAAATAAATTTAGCAATCAGTATATTTGCACACGGGAGTGAGAAATTTAGTCATAGGCTGAAAAATTTAGGTATAGTAATTTATATAGGTACGTTGGAACAATTTTTTGTTGTTGGGATATCAATCCATTTTACATAAGCTATTAGAGATGCTTTTAGATCTTAGCTAGGAATACCCTCTGAATTCTGGTAGCTCCAGGTTTCGGCCAAGTTGCTCTCTCAGGGCCAAAATACAGTTTAGACTTCCTATAATTTTTATTCTACTCGTAAATACAAGTCGGTTTTAGGATTCTTACAGGTCCAAGTTTTCTAATTTTGACAAAAATATATAAAGACTTAGCTAGGTAGTTAGATTCAACGGAAGCGCTAGCGCTCGGACGTccgataattttattttatcggatgctccgtcgcaacattgaaaaataactatcgaaacataaaaaatcaacacttgcaatacctttacgtgcatgaaacatcccgaattgcttcgtgcaacattcaaaacagacacattgcaacaacaaaaaaaacatctcttacaacattgcaacaacaaaagaagaagagatgattcaaacaaaacaactatatgcaatatcatgaacaagttggtgcaacacccgattgctggcaagtcaaactgttgcaaaacagatgaaacatcaaaagttatcattgcaacatccaaaaataactattgcaacaccatgaggtacctattgcaacactcagatccacgacaactAGCCTGCCGCCGAaaggtcgtccaccatggccgccgcgcgatccttccccgctcggatctcgccggggttggggagagggccaccggatccggtgcaaaacagatgaaacatcaaaagccactgttgcaacatccaaaaataactattgcaacaccatgaggtacctattgcaacactcagatccacgacaaccaaCCTGCCGCcgaaggtcgtccaccatggccgtcgcccgatccttccccgctcggatctcgccggggtcggggagagggccaccggatccggggtATTGGGTGCTCCCGGTTGGTTGAGGACGCCGGAGTGGGGGAGGGGTGCCGCCAGGGTGGGGCACGAGgttcccggagtggaggagcgcgccgccgccgaggtggacgaggaggacaccgtggtgggggagcgcgccgccgttGGGGAGGGGACGAGGCCACTGGGGTGCGGGACGAGCCGCCGGGGTTGgggagcgtgccgccgccgggatggatgaggaatacgttgggatggaaggttgaagaaggaaagggatggggaagaaaaaatGGTAGCgcttgcaacatccaagaatccttactgcaacatcgtgagatacctattgcaacatggccgccgcccgatccttccccgctcggatctcgccgggatcagggagagggccaccggatccgggggCGTTGGGCGCCCCCGATGGGTGAGGACGCCGAAGTGGGGGAGGGGCGCCGTCGGGGTGCGCGAGGAGGATGCCAGGGTGGGAACGAGGTCGCTGGGGTGGGGGAGCACGCCACCGCCGGGTGGGCGAGGAGGATGCCGGAGTGGGGGAGCGGGTGGGGGATGAGGCCGTCGGGTGGGGGAGCACGCCGCCATCGAGGTGGACGAAGAGGACGCCGGGGTGGAATGTTGAAGAAGAAAGGTCACAGGAGtgggatggggaagaaaaagaatggtgaAAATGGATAGATAGGAAGCGCCAGATATTTTTGGAGCAGAACGTCCGACGCGTCCGGACGGTCGGACTGTAGCATTTTCGTAGATTCAAAGGTAGTACGATCATGAGATGAGAATAATTCTAGGTATATTAAACCCTTTTTTTTCTGGAAGGATCAAAAGGACCGATTGCCCAAGCAAGTGGCCGATCTCCTCGGAGTCTCAGGCGCATGCAGTAGNNNNNNNNNNNNNNNNNNNNNNNNNNNNNNNNNNNNNNNNNNNNNNNNNNNNNNNNNNNNNNNNNNNNNNNNNNNNNNNNNNNNNNNNNNNNNNNNNNNNNNNNNNNNNNNNattcgcgagatgaatctattaagcctaattaatccatcattagcaaacagttactgtagcaccacattgttaaatcatagactaattaggtttaatagattcatctcgcgaattagactccatctgtgcaattaattttgtaattaatctatgtttaatacttctaattagcatccaaacatccgatgtaacggGTGCCGAGGATCAGAGTACGCGACAATGCAACGCCCACGACGCATTCACAGGCAGCTAACGTCGCCGACCTGCCGTCCCGTATCCGATCCAACGACTAGGAGCCTCTTGTCACGCATTACGTAGCAGCTCGACCGATGGATCCTATCGTTGACATCTTGTCGTCTTAAATGTTCACCGGCAGGCAAGGCAAGTGCATGCTCTTCTGTCTTGAAAGTTCAACGGTATCGACCCG
This window encodes:
- the LOC101780154 gene encoding zinc finger CCCH domain-containing protein 17 is translated as MPISSTLTARLGTGPAPAAARWSPYARPSVPEPQGGRGGAKASRTAMRLDPATARLLASAQKAALSGSSRRVKSAAPDAAPAAPARRSRGDEAARPEPDPKPEPEPEAGDNTPTLEKRRASGGGGFVFLRALAGHTEAISGFSVPRGSDKLYSGSVDGSVRVWDRNSGKCVDVIKMGGKVGCMITHGPWVFIGIPKSVEAWNTQTGMKLSLQGPSGLVCSMTVTGEMLFAGTGDGRIIAWKFPSKESNIEPVAILSGHQRAVISLSISATRLYSGSLDKTIRVWDLMTMQCLQTLSEHKAAVTSVLCWEDKLLSCSLDRTVKVWTLSESGNLQVRYTYAEEHGLRTLFGMHRVGKTPVLLCSLHNRNRIRLLDLPSFQEVGTLFSNKEVRTIELADGGPLFTGDCSGELKVWRWAPQDQEAAPAAQA
- the LOC101779751 gene encoding cytokinin dehydrogenase 1; protein product: MAVVYLLLAALIASCHAQATSGDRPWPASLAKLAKEGKLRTDSNATVPASMDFGNITSALPAAVLYPASPGDLAALLGAAYSTPGWPYTVAFRGRGHSLMGQAFAPGGVVVNMPSLGDPGAAAPRINVSADGRYVDAGGEQMWIDVLHASLARGVAPRSWTDYLYLTVGGTLSNAGVSGQTFRHGPQISNVYEMDVITGHGETVTCSKELNADLFDAVLGGLGQFGVITRARIAVEPAPARARWVRLVYTDFATFTADQERLIAPRPGGAFGPLSYVEGSVFVNQSLASDLKNTGFFSDADAARIVALAKERNVTTVYSIEATLNYDNATAAASVDQVLKSVLDGLRFEPGFSFERDVTYVEFLDRVHSEEVALNKVGLWRVPHPWLNMFVPGSRIADFDRGVFKGILQGADIVGPLIVYPVNKAKWYDGMSAATPAEDVFYVVSLLFSSVANDLARLQTQNQRIVKFCDSTGIQYKSYLARYTNRDDWIRHFGSDKWKWFVDMKNKYDPKKLLSPGQDIFN